The Pseudophryne corroboree isolate aPseCor3 chromosome 2, aPseCor3.hap2, whole genome shotgun sequence genome has a segment encoding these proteins:
- the C2H1orf216 gene encoding UPF0500 protein C1orf216 homolog yields MFAIQKTESSPHQSPFYDTKPLPFSCEKERKQDTNFNLLEETYDKNENWRQDKREGDDLENNVKKDEDRIPLEDNRTNMKKMAMTQLRVARSEGISLSSSEDEVRSPPEGEEIMKFGGDTLDIETTGGCNEWPGSPLEDNGYASSSLSIDSPDSSTGNAWEDARASVLSSPQQEEPEMENSEDDSSSDSESLTLTLTEAFQSLQDKERLKEQEKEKHHAQLTMYRRLALLRWIRSLQQRVKEQQNRLQESFDTILDNRKELLKYIQHGCSKTPTKEST; encoded by the coding sequence ATGTTtgccatacagaaaactgaatccaGTCCTCATCAGTCTCCATTTTATGACACCAAGCCCTTGCCATTTTCCTGTGAGAAGGAGAGAAAGCAGGACACCAACTTTAACCTCTTGGAGGAGACGTATGATAAAAATGAGAACTGGAGGCAGGACAAGAGAGAAGGAGATGACctagaaaataatgtaaaaaaagacGAAGACCGAATTCCATTAGAAGATAATAGGACCAATATGAAGAAGATGGCAATGACACAACTGAGAGTTGCCAGGTCTGAAGGGATTAGTTTATCTTCATCAGAAGATGAAGTTAGGAGTCCACCAGAAGGTGAAGAGATTATGAAATTTGGAGGGGATACACTGGATATAGAGACAACTGGGGGTTGTAATGAATGGCCAGGTTCACCATTAGAAGACAATGGTTATGCCAGCAGCTCACTTAGCATTGATAGTCCTGACAGCAGTACTGGCAATGCATGGGAGGATGCCAGAGCCTCAGTCCTATCATCCCCGCAGCAGGAAGAGCCTGAGATGGAAAACTCTGAAGATGACTCTTCATCAGATTCAGAGTCATTAACGCTGACATTGACAGAAGCTTTCCAGAGTCTGCAGGACAAGGAAAGGCTAAAGGAACAGGAAAAGGAAAAACACCATGCACAATTAACAATGTATAGAAGGCTGGCTCTCTTAAGATGGATCAGAAGCCTCCAGCAAAGGGTGAAGGAGCAACAAAATAGGCTTCAGGAGAGCTTTGACACTATACTAGACAACCGAAAGGAGCTCTTGAAatacatccaacatggctgcagTAAGACGCCCACCAAGGAATCTACATGA